ACGCTTCTTTGCCTGTATGGGCGCAGCGCTGGGCGCGACGAAGGGACCCCCTGCTGCCACGCAGGGTACCGACACAACGGCGCGCAGGAGCCGGTGCAGCCGAACACCATGAGCGCCCCCGCGGGACGGCAAGGCCGCCCCAGGCCCGGCagggcccccagcccccccgcagGCCCGGTACctgggcggcggcggcgcggccgctCTCCCAGGCGCGGCAGGCCTCGTAGTCGTCCCGCCAGCGGCCGCAGGCCGGCAGCTCCCCGTGCGCGTAGTAGTGGTGGAAGGCGTGGCGCAGCCCGCGGCAGTGCTTCCACTCCCACCAGTAGTCCTCGCACGGCCGCGGCGGCTGCGGGCGGACACAGAGGCCGGGCTGAGCCGCGCCGCCATGGCGGCCCCtcagcccccgccgccccgcacccCGCTCACCCGCcagctcccgccgcccgccatGCTGCCCGCGCCGCAGGGCCGCCGCCCCGCAGCGAATCCCCGCGCCGCTCTGAGAGCGCCACGGCCCGGCCAATGGCGAAGGGCGACACAAACACCTGCCtcgccgccccgcccccgggcgCCATGTGACCGCTCCGGCTGCCCTCACCGCCCCGGGTTCTTTCCG
The Falco rusticolus isolate bFalRus1 chromosome 1, bFalRus1.pri, whole genome shotgun sequence genome window above contains:
- the C1H22orf39 gene encoding UPF0545 protein C22orf39 homolog, which encodes MAGGGSWRPPRPCEDYWWEWKHCRGLRHAFHHYYAHGELPACGRWRDDYEACRAWESGRAAAAQEALCNSERARVMEKQKHAPVWKLRKSPPPDWYLPLDKDKPN